One segment of Vallicoccus soli DNA contains the following:
- a CDS encoding EamA family transporter, with product MPTSTPTLPLRLVALAAVLWGTGGLLGAALSRTAGTGPLLTAALRLVVGGLAVTWWLVATGRFPGPLRRRGGPAPRVAALRRLGVVAVCAATYQAAYFAAVALTSVSLATLVTLGSCPVLVTLAAAAVDRRAPGRATAAALALAVTGLVLLVGAPAAPADPARTAAGVALALAAAGGFTAMTLATRRSLPGLAPAASAGPAFLAGGLLLLPVGLLAGPVGDLGDPRALLLVAALGLLPTAAAYVAWFRGLPGVAAPVAAVAALLEPLTATVLSVLLLGERLSPLGALGAALVAAAVAGSAASAAPAPRPRAGAGTAQRGAGSSG from the coding sequence GTGCCCACGTCCACCCCCACCCTCCCGCTGCGCCTCGTGGCGCTCGCCGCCGTGCTCTGGGGCACCGGCGGGCTGCTCGGGGCCGCCCTGTCCCGCACCGCCGGCACCGGGCCGCTCCTCACGGCGGCGCTGCGCCTCGTCGTCGGCGGCCTGGCCGTCACCTGGTGGCTCGTCGCCACCGGCCGCTTCCCCGGCCCGCTCAGGCGGCGGGGCGGCCCGGCGCCGCGGGTCGCCGCGCTGCGCCGGCTCGGCGTCGTCGCGGTGTGCGCGGCGACGTACCAGGCCGCCTACTTCGCCGCGGTGGCGCTCACCTCGGTCAGCCTCGCGACCCTCGTGACCCTCGGCTCCTGCCCGGTGCTCGTCACGCTGGCGGCCGCGGCCGTCGACCGGCGGGCGCCCGGACGCGCGACCGCGGCGGCGCTCGCCCTCGCCGTCACCGGGCTCGTCCTGCTGGTGGGGGCGCCGGCCGCGCCCGCCGACCCGGCGCGCACGGCCGCCGGCGTCGCCCTGGCCCTGGCGGCGGCCGGCGGCTTCACCGCGATGACCCTCGCGACCCGGCGGTCCCTGCCGGGGCTGGCGCCCGCGGCGTCCGCGGGCCCGGCGTTCCTCGCCGGGGGCCTGCTGCTGCTACCCGTCGGGCTGCTCGCCGGGCCGGTGGGCGACCTCGGGGACCCGCGGGCGCTGCTGCTCGTCGCCGCGCTGGGGCTGCTGCCGACGGCGGCGGCGTACGTCGCCTGGTTCCGCGGGCTCCCCGGGGTGGCCGCCCCGGTGGCCGCGGTGGCCGCGCTGCTCGAGCCGCTGACGGCCACCGTCCTGTCCGTGCTGCTCCTCGGGGAGCGGCTCAGCCCCCTCGGGGCCCTCGGCGCCGCTCTCGTGGCCGCCGCCGTGGCCGGCAGCGCCGCGTCGGCGGCACCGGCGCCCCGCCCGCGGGCCGGCGCCGGGACGGCTCAGCGGGGCGCGGGCTCCAGCGGCTGA
- a CDS encoding phosphotransferase, giving the protein MSEPSAPGAPSTCAPPAFRDPRWRREVLGWALPALAGHGLRLTGAVEQPRVRPWSTLLRLPTSGGPVWLKALAAGTRYEAALLAALARHGVDAVPRPLAVEAERGWVLLPDGGPVLRDAAGGQDAGWAAWESLLVRYGALQRAVAPLADELLALGVPDVRPAAVPGYLERLLEDPGVVAPEPARRVRALLPRVREWCAALDEGPCATLQHDDLHDGNVLARDGTVIDWGDASVAHPFSTLLVVRRVLLDRHPGEPHRVRRVVDAYLEGWDGDPAALRALVPVAERVGCVGRALAWQRALTGPGVEPAPGHLEAPGAWLQELLAEPVA; this is encoded by the coding sequence GTGAGCGAGCCCAGCGCGCCCGGCGCCCCCTCGACCTGCGCGCCCCCGGCCTTCCGCGACCCCCGCTGGCGGCGGGAGGTCCTCGGCTGGGCGCTGCCGGCGCTGGCCGGCCACGGCCTGCGCCTGACCGGCGCCGTCGAGCAGCCCCGGGTGCGCCCCTGGTCGACCCTCCTGCGCCTGCCGACCAGCGGGGGGCCGGTGTGGCTGAAGGCCCTCGCCGCGGGGACGCGCTACGAGGCGGCCCTGCTCGCGGCCCTCGCCCGCCACGGGGTCGACGCCGTGCCGCGCCCGCTGGCCGTCGAGGCCGAGCGCGGCTGGGTGCTCCTGCCGGACGGCGGGCCGGTGCTGCGCGACGCCGCCGGCGGGCAGGACGCCGGGTGGGCGGCCTGGGAGTCCCTGCTCGTCCGGTACGGCGCCCTGCAGCGCGCCGTCGCGCCGCTGGCCGACGAGCTGCTCGCGCTGGGCGTGCCCGACGTGCGGCCCGCGGCCGTGCCGGGGTACCTCGAGCGCCTGCTCGAGGACCCGGGGGTGGTGGCGCCCGAGCCGGCGCGGCGGGTGCGGGCGCTGCTGCCGCGGGTGCGCGAGTGGTGCGCCGCGCTCGACGAGGGTCCCTGCGCCACGCTGCAGCACGACGACCTGCACGACGGCAACGTGCTCGCCCGCGACGGGACGGTCATCGACTGGGGCGACGCCTCGGTCGCGCACCCCTTCTCCACGCTGCTCGTCGTGCGCCGGGTGCTCCTCGACCGGCACCCCGGCGAGCCGCACCGGGTGCGGCGGGTCGTCGACGCGTACCTCGAGGGGTGGGACGGCGACCCCGCCGCCCTGCGCGCCCTGGTCCCGGTCGCCGAGCGGGTCGGCTGCGTGGGCCGGGCGCTGGCCTGGCAGCGGGCGCTCACCGGTCCCGGCGTCGAGCCCGCCCCCGGCCACCTCGAGGCGCCGGGCGCCTGGCTGCAGGAGCTGCTCGCCGAGCCGGTGGCCTGA
- a CDS encoding pirin family protein, with translation MDVRRGGDRYLTRDGGVTTRHAFSFGPHYDPGNTGLGPLLVHDEHALGPRAGFAPHRHREVEVVTWVLEGEVHHEGPPGERAVLGPGTVQHLTAGTGVVHREVAGDAPARLLQAWVAPAAAGAAPAVTRSAVPLDAGVRCALRVGPHAALHLGRLRPGERAPVPSARRVHLHVARGAVLLDGVVLAAGDAARLDPPRAGAAAQGGPDGAELVVWALGPTP, from the coding sequence GTGGACGTGCGCCGCGGCGGGGACCGCTACCTCACGCGCGACGGGGGCGTGACGACCCGGCACGCCTTCTCCTTCGGCCCGCACTACGACCCGGGCAACACCGGCCTGGGGCCGCTCCTCGTCCACGACGAGCACGCCCTGGGCCCGCGGGCCGGCTTCGCGCCGCACCGGCACCGCGAGGTCGAGGTCGTCACCTGGGTGCTCGAGGGCGAGGTGCACCACGAGGGGCCGCCGGGGGAGCGGGCGGTGCTCGGGCCCGGCACGGTGCAGCACCTCACCGCGGGCACCGGCGTGGTCCACCGGGAGGTCGCGGGGGACGCGCCGGCGCGGCTGCTGCAGGCGTGGGTCGCCCCCGCCGCCGCGGGGGCCGCCCCTGCGGTCACGCGCAGCGCGGTCCCGCTGGACGCGGGGGTGCGCTGCGCGCTGCGGGTCGGGCCGCACGCCGCGCTGCACCTGGGCCGGCTGCGGCCCGGCGAGCGCGCTCCGGTGCCGTCGGCCCGCCGGGTGCACCTGCACGTCGCCCGCGGGGCGGTGCTCCTCGACGGGGTGGTCCTGGCCGCGGGCGACGCCGCGCGGCTCGACCCGCCCCGCGCGGGCGCCGCCGCGCAGGGCGGGCCGGACGGCGCCGAGCTCGTCGTGTGGGCGCTCGGCCCGACCCCCTGA
- a CDS encoding DUF4383 domain-containing protein encodes MALLTRLRTQDETDPSGLPGLLTLAVGAGFLAVGVLGLVLTGFDPDRERWVLWLFRVNLLHNVVHLLFGVLGLLMWRSLTNARLYGLVLLVGYGAVLVWGLVFANYEDTGPNALALNSWDNVLHLLLVVAGALIWRWQVPASNEARRPAEDEYRPQR; translated from the coding sequence ATGGCACTGCTGACCCGCCTGCGCACGCAGGACGAGACCGACCCGTCGGGCCTGCCCGGCCTGCTCACCCTCGCCGTGGGCGCCGGCTTCCTCGCCGTGGGGGTGCTGGGGCTCGTCCTCACCGGGTTCGACCCGGACCGCGAGCGCTGGGTGCTGTGGCTGTTCCGGGTGAACCTGCTGCACAACGTGGTGCACCTGCTCTTCGGGGTGCTGGGCCTGCTCATGTGGCGCAGCCTCACCAACGCGCGGCTCTACGGGCTCGTCCTGCTCGTGGGCTACGGCGCCGTGCTGGTGTGGGGGCTCGTCTTCGCGAACTACGAGGACACCGGGCCCAACGCGCTGGCGCTCAACTCCTGGGACAACGTGCTGCACCTGCTGCTGGTCGTGGCCGGGGCGCTCATCTGGCGGTGGCAGGTGCCGGCGTCGAACGAGGCCCGCCGGCCGGCGGAGGACGAGTACCGGCCGCAGCGCTGA
- the aceE gene encoding pyruvate dehydrogenase (acetyl-transferring), homodimeric type, translating to MAPGRDRAPIISNGLPSQLPDIDPEETREWLEALDGAVEHGGRARARYLMLSLLQRARENNVGVPSLTTTDYINTIPPEAEPWFPGDEHVERRIRAYVRWNAAIMVHRAQRPGVGVGGHISTYASSASLYEVGFNHFFRGPGAEGGGADQVFFQGHASPGMYARAYLEGRLTEQQLDGFRQELSHAGPGGGLPSYPHPRLMPDFWQFPTVSMGLGPINAIYQARFNRYLHHRGIKDTSGQRVWAFLGDGEMDEPESLGAIGAAAREELDNLTFVVNCNLQRLDGPVRGNGKVIQELESFFRGAGWNVIKVVWGRNWDPLLAQDRDGALVNLMNTTPDGDYQTYKAESGAYVRENFFGRDARTRAMVESMSDDEIWSLQRGGHDYRKLYAAYKAATEHTGQPTVILAKTIKGWTLGSHFEARNATHQMKKLTLEDLKAFRDRLYLDIPDSALDEKLPPYYKPAEGSAELEYMHERRRALGGYLPTRTVAAKPLPQPDDKAFAVVQRGSGKQEVATTMAFVRLLKDLMKVEGLGQRFVPIIPDEARTFGLDSLFPTAKIYSPHGQNYTSVDRELMLSYKEDTKGVILHEGINEAGSTASWTAVGTSYATHGEPMVPIYIFYSMFGFQRTGDAFWAAADQMARGFVLGATAGRTTLNGEGLQHEDGHSLLLASTNPAVMAYDPAFAYELGHIVRDGLRRMYGEPREGEDPNVYYYLTVYNEPFPQPKQPDDVDVEGIVKGMHLVSPALQSEQPKAQILASGISVPWALDAQRILGEEWGVHAAVWSVTSWNELRRDALAADEWNWQHPDEGQRVPYVTQRLEGQPGPVVAVSDWMRSVQDQIAPWVPGDFASLGTDGFGLSDTRGALRRHFKVDTWSIVVRVLAELARRGEVKREAPREAIERYRLHDVTAPPAGDSTGGSE from the coding sequence GTGGCTCCTGGACGCGACCGCGCTCCGATCATCAGCAACGGACTGCCCAGCCAGCTGCCCGACATCGACCCCGAGGAGACGAGGGAGTGGCTCGAGGCCCTCGACGGGGCGGTCGAGCACGGCGGGCGGGCCCGGGCGCGCTACCTCATGCTGAGCCTGCTGCAGCGGGCCCGTGAGAACAACGTCGGGGTCCCCAGCCTGACGACCACGGACTACATCAACACGATCCCGCCCGAGGCGGAGCCGTGGTTCCCGGGCGACGAGCACGTCGAGCGCCGGATCCGGGCGTACGTGCGCTGGAACGCCGCGATCATGGTCCACCGGGCCCAGCGCCCCGGTGTGGGCGTCGGCGGGCACATCTCGACCTACGCGTCCTCCGCCTCGCTCTACGAGGTCGGCTTCAACCACTTCTTCCGCGGCCCCGGCGCCGAGGGCGGCGGCGCGGACCAGGTCTTCTTCCAGGGCCACGCCTCCCCGGGCATGTACGCCCGCGCCTACCTCGAGGGCCGGCTCACCGAGCAGCAGCTCGACGGCTTCCGCCAGGAGCTGTCGCACGCCGGCCCGGGCGGCGGCCTGCCGTCGTACCCGCACCCGCGGCTCATGCCGGACTTCTGGCAGTTCCCCACGGTGTCGATGGGCCTCGGGCCGATCAACGCGATCTACCAGGCGCGGTTCAACCGCTACCTGCACCACCGCGGCATCAAGGACACCAGCGGCCAGCGGGTGTGGGCGTTCCTCGGCGACGGCGAGATGGACGAGCCGGAGTCGCTCGGCGCGATCGGCGCGGCCGCGCGCGAGGAGCTGGACAACCTCACCTTCGTCGTCAACTGCAACCTGCAGCGCCTCGACGGCCCGGTCCGCGGCAACGGCAAGGTCATCCAGGAGCTCGAGTCGTTCTTCCGCGGCGCGGGCTGGAACGTCATCAAGGTCGTGTGGGGCCGCAACTGGGACCCGCTGCTCGCGCAGGACCGCGACGGCGCCCTCGTCAACCTCATGAACACCACCCCGGACGGCGACTACCAGACGTACAAGGCCGAGAGCGGCGCGTACGTCCGGGAGAACTTCTTCGGCCGCGACGCGCGGACCCGCGCCATGGTCGAGTCGATGAGCGACGACGAGATCTGGTCGCTGCAGCGCGGCGGGCACGACTACCGCAAGCTCTACGCGGCGTACAAGGCGGCGACCGAGCACACCGGCCAGCCCACCGTGATCCTCGCCAAGACGATCAAGGGCTGGACGCTCGGCTCGCACTTCGAGGCGCGCAACGCCACCCACCAGATGAAGAAGCTGACGCTGGAGGACCTCAAGGCCTTCCGCGACCGGCTCTACCTCGACATCCCCGACAGCGCGCTCGACGAGAAGCTGCCGCCGTACTACAAGCCGGCCGAGGGCTCGGCCGAGCTGGAGTACATGCACGAGCGGCGCCGCGCGCTCGGCGGCTACCTGCCGACCCGCACGGTCGCGGCCAAGCCGCTGCCGCAGCCGGACGACAAGGCCTTCGCGGTCGTGCAGCGCGGCTCGGGCAAGCAGGAGGTCGCCACGACGATGGCGTTCGTCCGCCTGCTCAAGGACCTCATGAAGGTCGAGGGCCTCGGCCAGCGCTTCGTGCCGATCATCCCCGACGAGGCGCGCACCTTCGGCCTGGACTCGCTCTTCCCGACGGCGAAGATCTACTCGCCCCACGGGCAGAACTACACCTCGGTGGACCGCGAGCTCATGCTGTCCTACAAGGAGGACACGAAGGGCGTCATCCTCCACGAGGGCATCAACGAGGCCGGCTCGACGGCGTCGTGGACCGCGGTCGGCACGTCGTACGCCACCCACGGCGAGCCGATGGTGCCGATCTACATCTTCTACTCGATGTTCGGCTTCCAGCGGACCGGCGACGCCTTCTGGGCCGCGGCCGACCAGATGGCGCGCGGGTTCGTCCTCGGCGCCACGGCGGGGCGCACCACGCTCAACGGTGAGGGCCTGCAGCACGAGGACGGCCACTCGCTGCTGCTCGCCTCGACCAACCCGGCGGTCATGGCGTACGACCCCGCGTTCGCCTACGAGCTCGGGCACATCGTCCGTGACGGCCTGCGCCGCATGTACGGCGAGCCGCGCGAGGGCGAGGACCCGAACGTCTACTACTACCTGACGGTCTACAACGAGCCGTTCCCGCAGCCGAAGCAGCCCGACGACGTCGACGTCGAGGGCATCGTCAAGGGGATGCACCTCGTCTCGCCGGCGCTGCAGAGCGAGCAGCCCAAGGCGCAGATCCTCGCCTCGGGCATCTCGGTGCCGTGGGCGCTCGACGCGCAGCGCATCCTCGGCGAGGAGTGGGGCGTGCACGCGGCGGTGTGGTCGGTGACCTCGTGGAACGAGCTGCGCCGCGACGCGCTCGCCGCCGACGAGTGGAACTGGCAGCACCCCGACGAGGGCCAGCGGGTGCCGTACGTCACCCAGCGCCTCGAGGGCCAGCCGGGCCCGGTCGTCGCGGTGTCGGACTGGATGCGCAGCGTCCAGGACCAGATCGCGCCGTGGGTCCCCGGCGACTTCGCCTCCCTCGGCACCGACGGGTTCGGCCTGTCCGACACCCGCGGCGCCCTGCGCCGGCACTTCAAGGTCGACACCTGGTCGATCGTCGTCCGCGTGCTCGCCGAGCTCGCCCGCCGGGGCGAGGTCAAGCGCGAGGCGCCGCGCGAGGCGATCGAGCGCTACCGCCTGCACGACGTCACCGCCCCGCCGGCGGGCGACTCCACGGGCGGCTCGGAGTAG
- a CDS encoding putative bifunctional diguanylate cyclase/phosphodiesterase: protein MAAMSESRAPLPRAVRAGGVVAAVVLATYLASLLVRDRYDPLFDLGVGSAAYVVPGLLVLARARLVERNRTGFALVGSAVLLQAAGNALDLSEVHLPDPLPGLAAVDAAYLGVYPLLLAGVVALARHEVGGAQRSLWLDGLIAALGGAAAGSVLGLRTILPALEGGRLGEVLSTAAYPVLDLVLAALVLGVVTIRGRGPGRTWTWLAAGLLLFAAGDTVYALRTVAGTFVSGTLLDGTWAVALAVVAAAAWARDDVPRPHEAVRSALGVPGAFALVTVGVLVAGGRTPLPAYVEALAAATLLLVLARTALAFRDLRALAESHRLSRTDDLTGLPNRRAFLERLDEALAEAAEGEEPTAIALLDLDGFKEVNDTLGHQVGDELLRLVGPRLVPALRAGDDLARLGGDEFALLLRCTDADGAAEVARRVAAALAEPLEVAGVPVRVSGSVGIALHPQDAADGHGLLQCADIAMYAAKAERTVVAHYDPQRDTASRERLRTRQMLRRAIEQDEFEVHYQPQCALGGGAAVGVEALVRWRHPERGLLPPGAFLELVEQAHLMPALTLVVLEQGVQQCAAWRRQGRELTVSVNLSARSLLDPELPGQVDALLRRHALPAAALVLEVTEEMIVTDPVRSLATLDALRALGLGLALDDYGTGYASLRYLRDLPFDELKIDRSFVQDLGTRAADTAIVASTTELAHALGLRVVAEGVETAAALGLLAELGVDTAQGYHLCRPVPATDLSAWLEARAAAAPPLPAGAQPLEPAPR from the coding sequence ATGGCCGCGATGTCCGAGAGCCGGGCGCCGCTGCCGCGCGCCGTGCGCGCGGGCGGGGTCGTGGCGGCCGTGGTGCTCGCGACCTACCTCGCCTCGCTGCTCGTGCGGGACCGCTACGACCCGCTCTTCGACCTCGGCGTCGGCAGCGCCGCGTACGTCGTGCCGGGCCTGCTCGTGCTCGCCCGCGCCCGGCTCGTCGAGCGCAACCGCACCGGCTTCGCGCTCGTGGGCTCGGCGGTCCTGCTGCAGGCCGCGGGCAACGCGCTGGACCTCAGCGAGGTGCACCTGCCCGACCCCCTGCCGGGCCTCGCCGCGGTCGACGCGGCGTACCTCGGCGTCTACCCCCTGCTCCTGGCCGGCGTCGTGGCCCTGGCCCGGCACGAGGTGGGCGGCGCCCAGCGCTCGCTGTGGCTCGACGGCCTCATCGCCGCGCTCGGCGGCGCGGCCGCGGGGTCGGTCCTGGGCCTGCGCACGATCCTGCCCGCCCTCGAGGGCGGTCGGCTCGGCGAGGTGCTGTCCACGGCCGCGTACCCGGTGCTGGACCTCGTGCTCGCCGCCCTCGTCCTCGGCGTCGTCACCATCCGCGGGCGCGGCCCGGGGCGCACGTGGACCTGGCTGGCCGCGGGCCTGCTGCTCTTCGCCGCCGGCGACACGGTGTACGCCCTGCGCACCGTCGCGGGCACCTTCGTCTCGGGCACGCTGCTCGACGGCACCTGGGCGGTCGCGCTGGCCGTCGTGGCCGCCGCGGCCTGGGCGCGCGACGACGTCCCGCGCCCGCACGAGGCGGTGCGCAGCGCGCTCGGCGTGCCGGGCGCCTTCGCGCTCGTGACCGTCGGCGTCCTCGTCGCCGGCGGGCGCACGCCCCTGCCCGCGTACGTCGAGGCCCTCGCCGCCGCCACCCTGCTGCTCGTCCTCGCCCGCACGGCCCTCGCGTTCCGCGACCTGCGCGCCCTGGCCGAGAGCCACCGGCTCTCCCGCACCGACGACCTGACCGGCCTGCCCAACCGCCGCGCGTTCCTCGAGCGGCTCGACGAGGCGCTGGCCGAGGCCGCGGAGGGGGAGGAGCCGACGGCGATCGCGCTGCTCGACCTCGACGGGTTCAAGGAGGTCAACGACACCCTCGGGCACCAGGTGGGCGACGAGCTGCTCCGGCTCGTCGGCCCCCGGCTCGTCCCCGCGCTGCGCGCGGGCGACGACCTCGCGCGCCTCGGCGGCGACGAGTTCGCGCTGCTGCTGCGCTGCACCGACGCCGACGGCGCGGCCGAGGTCGCCCGCCGGGTCGCGGCCGCGCTCGCCGAGCCGCTCGAGGTGGCGGGCGTGCCCGTGCGGGTCTCCGGCAGCGTCGGCATCGCCCTGCACCCGCAGGACGCCGCCGACGGGCACGGGCTCCTGCAGTGCGCCGACATCGCCATGTACGCCGCCAAGGCCGAGCGCACCGTCGTGGCCCACTACGACCCGCAGCGCGACACGGCGAGCCGCGAGCGGCTGCGCACCCGCCAGATGCTCCGCCGGGCGATCGAGCAGGACGAGTTCGAGGTCCACTACCAGCCGCAGTGCGCGCTGGGCGGCGGCGCCGCGGTCGGCGTCGAGGCGCTCGTGCGCTGGCGGCACCCCGAGCGCGGGCTCCTGCCGCCGGGCGCCTTCCTCGAGCTCGTCGAGCAGGCCCACCTCATGCCGGCGCTCACGCTCGTCGTGCTCGAGCAGGGCGTGCAGCAGTGCGCCGCCTGGCGCCGGCAGGGGCGCGAGCTCACGGTCTCGGTGAACCTCTCCGCGCGCAGCCTGCTCGACCCCGAGCTGCCCGGGCAGGTCGACGCCCTGCTGCGCCGGCACGCCCTGCCCGCCGCCGCCCTGGTCCTCGAGGTGACCGAGGAGATGATCGTCACCGACCCGGTCCGCTCGCTCGCGACGCTCGACGCGCTGCGCGCCCTCGGCCTGGGCCTCGCCCTCGACGACTACGGCACCGGGTACGCGTCCCTGCGCTACCTGCGGGACCTGCCGTTCGACGAGCTCAAGATCGACCGCTCGTTCGTGCAGGACCTCGGCACCCGCGCCGCCGACACGGCGATCGTGGCCTCGACGACGGAGCTCGCGCACGCGCTGGGCCTGCGCGTGGTCGCCGAGGGCGTGGAGACCGCCGCCGCCCTCGGCCTGCTCGCCGAGCTCGGCGTGGACACCGCCCAGGGCTACCACCTGTGCCGCCCCGTGCCCGCCACCGACCTCTCGGCCTGGCTCGAGGCCCGCGCGGCGGCCGCGCCGCCCCTGCCGGCGGGCGCTCAGCCGCTGGAGCCCGCGCCCCGCTGA